One Vallitalea pronyensis genomic region harbors:
- a CDS encoding TIGR03943 family putative permease subunit translates to MGKKLTNSLIYTLLTGIIGWMLYTGKMAYYLHPRMMIYIFIAMIGFFVLALYGWYHVYHAYQHNQRISFQVSIGHIPFLLLFTLIALNPSKITADVLENKGVDLTVPTEKYATTLAEDVNEDTLSDTGDDIDGDINDDVNTDVDEDMNEGTNEAGEEIMNNPDDSASETKDQLDMDPVEESAETTDVNSEEVMEPSEENDPFMETLIALNERTDDYIGKSIAIDGFVYREDFYQENNLVVGRLLISCCAADASVVGLFVDSDEAPNFEKDTWIRVEGTVTIEQMETPYDDEKYEIFMIKDATIKAIEPYSTSYVYY, encoded by the coding sequence ATGGGGAAAAAACTTACAAACAGTTTAATCTATACCTTACTCACAGGTATTATAGGATGGATGCTCTATACAGGTAAAATGGCGTATTATCTTCATCCAAGAATGATGATCTATATTTTTATAGCCATGATAGGATTTTTTGTATTAGCGTTGTATGGCTGGTATCACGTGTATCATGCATATCAGCATAACCAGCGTATATCCTTTCAAGTATCAATCGGTCATATTCCTTTTTTGCTGTTATTTACTTTAATTGCTCTTAATCCATCTAAAATAACTGCTGATGTGTTGGAGAATAAAGGCGTGGATCTCACGGTGCCAACTGAAAAGTATGCAACAACTCTTGCAGAAGATGTCAATGAAGATACATTAAGTGATACAGGTGATGACATAGATGGAGATATAAATGATGATGTCAATACGGATGTAGATGAAGACATGAATGAGGGCACTAATGAGGCTGGTGAGGAGATAATGAATAATCCAGATGATTCAGCCAGTGAGACTAAAGATCAACTGGACATGGACCCCGTTGAAGAATCTGCAGAAACAACAGATGTAAATTCGGAAGAAGTCATGGAGCCATCCGAAGAAAATGATCCGTTTATGGAAACGCTTATTGCACTCAATGAGCGAACAGATGATTACATTGGTAAGTCCATCGCCATAGATGGATTCGTCTATCGAGAAGATTTTTATCAGGAGAATAACTTAGTTGTTGGTCGACTTTTGATATCGTGCTGTGCAGCTGATGCCTCCGTTGTTGGTTTATTTGTGGATTCAGACGAAGCACCTAACTTTGAAAAAGATACATGGATTCGGGTTGAAGGTACTGTAACCATTGAACAAATGGAAACACCTTATGACGACGAAAAATATGAAATATTTATGATTAAGGATGCTACCATTAAGGCCATTGAACCTTATTCAACTTCCTATGTTTATTATTAG
- a CDS encoding YibE/F family protein — MKSITLHRLLLISTIVVIVLVIWLSPMFKKNMVLPDYYQQDFEEAVVVQILKEELSSDKVIQGLVNGRQEAILKVKTGQYAGEIYKTTNVLDQAHNVLLQEGLDVIVGIREADDGPRVWVYNYKRTNYLYILGGLFILCLLYFGGKKGLDSIVALLFTATLFIFVLLPLIFRGYNIILFSIICAVVSLAVSFLLIGGFGRKTLVAILGTFCGIIVAGIVSYVFSRLTHITGVHLDKGTQLVYVALDYGIKIKGLMFASILIGSLGAVMDVAMSISSSMYEISSLDKAITFKTLYRKGMNIGKDIMGTMANTLILAFMGGSFSLMLLMWGYNMDYRQLANLPFLSVEIIQGLAGSIGIVLTVPFTALMACFLYKYRYSKDSN; from the coding sequence ATGAAATCAATAACATTGCATCGCTTATTGTTAATCAGTACCATCGTTGTTATCGTTCTGGTTATATGGTTATCCCCTATGTTTAAAAAGAACATGGTATTACCGGATTACTACCAGCAGGATTTTGAAGAAGCAGTTGTTGTACAGATTTTAAAAGAAGAATTAAGCAGTGATAAGGTTATCCAAGGTTTGGTCAATGGTCGTCAAGAAGCCATTTTAAAGGTAAAAACAGGTCAATACGCCGGTGAAATTTATAAAACCACCAATGTGCTTGATCAAGCGCACAATGTATTGTTGCAAGAGGGACTAGATGTAATTGTAGGTATACGTGAAGCCGATGATGGTCCTAGAGTCTGGGTATATAATTATAAACGCACCAATTATTTGTATATTCTTGGTGGGCTTTTTATTTTATGTTTACTTTACTTTGGAGGCAAAAAAGGGCTTGATTCCATTGTAGCATTATTGTTTACAGCTACCTTGTTTATCTTTGTCCTGCTGCCACTGATTTTTAGGGGTTACAACATTATTTTATTTTCTATTATCTGTGCCGTTGTATCCTTAGCAGTATCCTTTTTACTCATAGGAGGGTTCGGGAGAAAAACATTAGTAGCCATCTTAGGGACATTTTGTGGTATTATCGTAGCTGGAATCGTATCCTATGTGTTTAGTCGATTAACCCATATTACAGGTGTTCACTTGGACAAAGGTACACAGTTAGTCTACGTGGCACTGGATTACGGTATTAAAATTAAAGGGCTGATGTTTGCATCCATTCTCATTGGCTCATTAGGTGCTGTTATGGATGTTGCCATGTCCATTTCATCCTCTATGTATGAGATAAGTTCCTTGGATAAAGCCATCACTTTCAAAACATTATATAGAAAAGGCATGAACATTGGTAAAGATATCATGGGTACCATGGCCAATACATTAATTTTAGCCTTTATGGGAGGTTCTTTTAGCTTGATGCTCCTTATGTGGGGCTATAACATGGATTATAGGCAATTGGCTAATTTACCTTTTCTTTCCGTTGAGATTATTCAAGGTCTAGCCGGCAGTATCGGTATTGTGCTAACGGTACCCTTTACAGCATTGATGGCTTGCTTTTTATATAAGTATCGTTATTCAAAGGATTCTAATTAA
- a CDS encoding permease — protein sequence MLESFSVIFISIIFEAMPFVFLGTLVSSLIEVYVSSEWLVGKIGKKQLRFYILAGLIGFIMPVCECAIVPIMRRLVKKGVPLSIAITFMLATPIVNPVVLLSTYYAFAGDWIFVVGRGLLGYIGAVTIGIIVERLSGKEAVLKDKEVTSCGCGHDHHHDHHHTSHKSKLQHVLNHLGTEFIDVSKYLIVGAFIASCMQVVVPRHMITQISNNTFASIGIMMLLAFVLSLCSEADAFIAATFRKVFPNSAIIAFLIYGPMIDIKNTMMLLSSFKTKFVIKLIATITVICFILGMLSLLFM from the coding sequence ATGTTAGAAAGTTTTAGTGTGATATTTATTAGTATTATTTTTGAAGCAATGCCTTTTGTTTTTCTTGGAACACTTGTTTCCTCATTAATTGAGGTTTATGTTTCCTCCGAATGGCTTGTAGGAAAAATTGGGAAAAAGCAATTACGATTTTATATACTTGCAGGACTTATAGGTTTTATTATGCCAGTTTGTGAATGCGCTATTGTGCCTATTATGCGTCGTCTTGTTAAAAAAGGTGTTCCATTAAGTATTGCTATTACATTTATGCTGGCAACACCCATTGTAAATCCAGTTGTTCTATTATCTACATATTATGCTTTTGCAGGGGATTGGATTTTTGTAGTAGGAAGAGGTCTTCTGGGCTATATTGGTGCCGTAACTATCGGCATAATTGTTGAACGGCTGTCAGGCAAGGAAGCCGTATTAAAAGATAAGGAAGTAACCTCCTGCGGGTGTGGGCACGACCATCATCATGATCACCATCACACATCCCATAAAAGCAAGTTACAGCATGTGCTAAATCATTTAGGTACAGAATTCATTGACGTTAGCAAATATCTTATCGTTGGAGCGTTTATAGCATCTTGTATGCAAGTGGTAGTTCCAAGACATATGATTACACAGATTTCTAATAACACCTTTGCTTCTATTGGTATCATGATGCTATTGGCTTTTGTATTGTCCCTTTGTTCCGAAGCAGATGCATTTATTGCAGCAACCTTTAGAAAGGTATTTCCAAATAGTGCAATCATAGCCTTTTTAATTTACGGACCAATGATAGATATTAAAAACACCATGATGCTCCTAAGTTCATTTAAAACAAAATTTGTCATAAAATTAATTGCCACCATTACAGTGATATGCTTTATACTTGGTATGCTATCACTCTTATTCATGTAA
- a CDS encoding ABC transporter ATP-binding protein, with translation MKKNKWHFFQDNRKSITMVSIANFFTNILPGVFNLILYQIVINLTVPVLSGQAIDYNILKQFCWWYVGIFVLYIALSMWSQTLNYIKAYTMSSDLRLKLGDKLRRFSLSFFKQHDPGDVASRLLSDVQQAETIIARLLPDMAAAVIAPIILLVFLALTNGKLSGIILASAVFAGIFLFIARKIIANLGRKHVKTIVDTSSRIREYFTTIKLLKSYNLIGKRFERMDEVMLQLKKVSFQTEVWTAIPIQIFLFCLDAGYLLMLFLAVKMSAAGDMPIKDVFTFAVMGYFFFEVVKSLGPVLVELRYISISTKRIGEILETEEPDYDVYRHLPNDNHITFDNVSFGYGKNDVLNQVSCHIPEQSMTALVGKSGSGKTTITSLIARFWDVESGQIRIGDIPITELEPDKLLSKLSMVFQDVYLFNDTIANNIRVGKQDATMEEIKHAAKLASCDQFIRKLPEGYDTLVSEGGNSLSGGEKQRISIARAILKDAPIVMLDEATASLDPENEADIQSAMEHLVREKTIIVIAHQFKSIAYADQIIVLDNGKIIEQGVHQGLIASHGLYSRLWQEQQKAKGWKMRAAVKGVRS, from the coding sequence ATGAAAAAGAATAAATGGCATTTCTTTCAAGATAACCGAAAAAGCATAACGATGGTATCCATTGCCAACTTTTTTACCAATATTTTACCTGGCGTCTTTAATCTTATTTTATATCAAATCGTTATTAATCTGACTGTTCCAGTTCTATCAGGGCAGGCAATAGATTACAATATATTAAAACAATTTTGTTGGTGGTACGTGGGTATCTTTGTACTGTATATTGCCCTTTCCATGTGGAGCCAGACATTAAATTATATCAAAGCGTATACCATGTCTTCTGATTTAAGGCTGAAATTGGGGGATAAACTTAGAAGATTTTCACTAAGCTTTTTCAAACAACATGATCCAGGGGATGTAGCTTCACGTCTTCTTAGCGATGTCCAACAGGCTGAAACCATCATCGCACGTTTGCTGCCAGATATGGCAGCCGCGGTTATAGCACCTATTATACTCCTTGTTTTTTTAGCTTTAACAAATGGTAAGTTAAGTGGCATTATATTAGCATCAGCTGTATTTGCAGGTATCTTTTTATTTATAGCACGTAAAATAATTGCTAATCTGGGACGAAAGCATGTAAAGACCATTGTTGATACATCTTCCCGTATTCGGGAGTATTTTACCACCATTAAACTTTTAAAATCGTATAATTTGATAGGCAAACGATTTGAAAGAATGGATGAAGTTATGTTACAATTAAAAAAGGTAAGCTTTCAAACGGAAGTTTGGACAGCAATTCCTATACAAATATTTCTATTCTGCTTAGATGCAGGATATTTGTTGATGTTGTTTTTAGCTGTTAAAATGAGTGCTGCAGGGGATATGCCTATCAAAGATGTCTTTACTTTTGCTGTTATGGGCTATTTCTTTTTTGAAGTGGTGAAATCCCTTGGTCCCGTTCTTGTAGAGCTTAGGTATATATCCATTTCAACCAAGCGGATTGGAGAGATACTTGAAACAGAAGAACCGGACTATGATGTTTATAGACATTTACCTAACGATAATCATATTACCTTTGATAACGTTAGTTTTGGATACGGTAAAAATGATGTATTGAATCAAGTAAGCTGTCATATTCCAGAACAGTCCATGACTGCCTTGGTAGGTAAGTCTGGTTCTGGAAAAACAACCATAACCAGTCTCATCGCTCGATTTTGGGATGTGGAATCTGGTCAGATACGTATAGGTGATATACCCATAACAGAATTAGAACCGGATAAACTGCTGAGTAAGTTGTCCATGGTCTTTCAAGATGTCTATCTATTTAATGATACCATAGCGAACAATATTCGTGTGGGTAAACAAGATGCAACCATGGAGGAAATTAAGCATGCTGCAAAACTAGCCAGCTGTGATCAGTTTATTAGAAAACTTCCAGAGGGTTATGATACCCTTGTTAGTGAAGGAGGCAACTCCTTATCAGGAGGGGAAAAACAGAGGATATCCATTGCCAGAGCTATTTTAAAAGATGCACCTATTGTGATGCTGGATGAGGCTACTGCCTCCCTTGATCCAGAAAATGAAGCAGATATTCAATCAGCTATGGAACATTTGGTTCGTGAAAAAACCATTATTGTCATAGCCCATCAGTTTAAATCTATTGCGTATGCAGACCAAATTATCGTACTGGATAATGGTAAAATTATTGAGCAAGGTGTTCACCAAGGGTTAATTGCATCCCATGGGCTCTATTCAAGATTATGGCAAGAACAACAAAAAGCAAAAGGTTGGAAGATGAGAGCAGCAGTAAAAGGTGTTAGGTCATAA